Proteins found in one Pseudoxanthomonas sp. SL93 genomic segment:
- a CDS encoding response regulator transcription factor translates to MSVRVALADDQALVRAGLRALLKAQRVDVVFEADDGADLLAKLEAQPVDVVLSDIRMPGVDGIDALIRLRERGDRTPVLLLTTFDDSDLLLRATEAGAQGFLLKDAAPEDLHDAIRRVAAGETLLQPVSTDPVRARFRFRDEAPPSDTFSEREVAILRLLAGGYSNKEIARTLFLAEGTVKNYVSTILDKLGTRDRTRAVLKAITLRII, encoded by the coding sequence ATGAGCGTGCGGGTCGCCCTGGCCGATGACCAGGCCCTGGTGCGCGCCGGCCTGCGCGCGTTGTTGAAGGCGCAGCGGGTGGACGTGGTGTTCGAGGCCGACGACGGCGCGGACCTGCTCGCCAAGCTGGAGGCACAGCCGGTGGACGTGGTGCTGAGCGACATCCGCATGCCCGGCGTCGACGGCATCGACGCCCTGATCAGGCTGCGCGAGCGGGGGGACCGCACCCCGGTGCTGCTGCTGACCACGTTCGACGACAGCGACCTGCTGCTGCGCGCGACGGAAGCCGGTGCGCAGGGTTTCCTGCTGAAGGATGCCGCTCCGGAAGACCTGCACGACGCCATCCGGCGCGTGGCCGCAGGCGAGACGCTGCTGCAGCCGGTCAGCACCGATCCCGTGCGCGCACGCTTCCGCTTCCGCGACGAAGCGCCGCCCAGCGATACCTTCAGTGAACGCGAGGTGGCGATCCTGAGGCTGTTGGCGGGTGGATATTCGAACAAGGAAATCGCGCGCACGCTGTTCCTGGCCGAAGGCACGGTGAAGAACTATGTCTCCACCATCCTGGACAAACTCGGCACGCGCGATCGCACGCGCGCCGTGCTGAAGGCGATCACGCTACGGATCATCTGA
- a CDS encoding class 1 fructose-bisphosphatase → MPASAPSAVSLSRYLIEEQRAGRISADLRQLIAVVARACTSISIAVSKGALGGVLGDAGTGNVQGEAQKKLDVLSNDILLEANAWGGHLAACASEEMDHSQPIPDAYPRGGFLLLFDPLDGSSNIDVNVSVGTIFSVLRSPDGVTTPGDEHFLQPGRDQVAAGYCIYGPSTMLVLTTGNGTHAFTLDREQGAFVLTQRDMRIPEETKEFAINMSNQRHWEAPMQGYVSDLLAGREGPRGKDFNMRWIASMVADVHRILTRGGIFIYPWDRKDPGKAGKLRLMYEANPMGMLVEQAGGAASTGREDILSLQPTQLHQRVPVFLGSKHEVEAAVAYHRAHDTAAA, encoded by the coding sequence ATGCCCGCTTCCGCTCCATCCGCCGTCTCGCTGAGCCGCTACCTGATCGAGGAACAGCGCGCCGGCCGCATCAGCGCCGACCTTCGCCAGCTGATCGCGGTGGTGGCCCGTGCCTGCACCAGCATCTCCATTGCGGTCAGCAAGGGTGCGCTGGGCGGCGTGCTGGGCGACGCCGGCACCGGCAACGTGCAGGGCGAGGCGCAGAAGAAGCTGGACGTGCTGAGCAACGACATCCTGCTGGAAGCCAACGCCTGGGGCGGTCATCTGGCCGCGTGCGCCTCGGAGGAAATGGACCACAGCCAGCCGATCCCGGATGCGTATCCGCGTGGCGGCTTTCTGCTGCTGTTCGATCCGCTGGACGGCAGCTCGAACATCGACGTCAACGTCTCCGTCGGCACCATCTTCTCCGTGCTGCGCAGCCCGGACGGCGTGACCACGCCGGGCGACGAGCATTTCCTGCAGCCCGGACGCGACCAGGTCGCCGCCGGCTACTGCATCTATGGCCCGAGCACGATGCTGGTGCTGACCACGGGCAACGGCACCCATGCGTTCACGCTGGACCGCGAGCAGGGTGCGTTCGTGCTGACCCAGCGCGACATGCGCATCCCGGAGGAGACGAAGGAGTTCGCCATCAACATGTCGAACCAGCGCCACTGGGAAGCGCCGATGCAGGGCTACGTCAGCGATCTGCTCGCCGGCAGGGAAGGCCCGCGCGGGAAGGATTTCAACATGCGCTGGATCGCCAGCATGGTGGCCGACGTGCACCGCATCCTGACCCGCGGCGGCATCTTCATCTATCCGTGGGACCGCAAGGACCCGGGCAAGGCCGGCAAGCTGCGCCTGATGTACGAGGCCAACCCGATGGGCATGCTGGTCGAACAGGCCGGCGGCGCCGCCAGCACCGGGCGCGAGGACATCCTGTCGCTGCAACCCACGCAATTGCACCAGCGCGTGCCGGTATTCCTGGGCTCGAAGCACGAAGTCGAGGCGGCAGTCGCATACCACCGCGCGCACGACACCGCGGCGGCCTGA
- a CDS encoding biopolymer transporter ExbD yields the protein MAFSAPASRSALADINITPLVDVMLVLLVIFMVTAPMLSRPLNLVLPQPTDRQVAVPPTQLLLQVDLDGGYRLDDRPTTLAQLRTQLEEARISDPRTVLQVQAAEGAEYQRMVEAMAVVEASGFPQITLRQ from the coding sequence ATGGCTTTCTCCGCCCCTGCTTCCCGTTCCGCCCTGGCCGACATCAACATCACGCCGTTGGTCGACGTGATGCTGGTGTTGCTGGTGATCTTCATGGTCACGGCACCGATGCTGTCGCGACCGCTCAACCTGGTGCTGCCGCAGCCCACCGACAGACAGGTCGCGGTACCTCCCACGCAGTTGCTGCTGCAGGTGGACCTGGACGGTGGTTATCGCCTGGACGATCGCCCGACAACGCTGGCGCAGCTGCGCACGCAGCTGGAAGAGGCGCGCATCTCCGATCCGCGCACGGTGCTGCAGGTACAGGCCGCCGAAGGCGCGGAGTACCAGCGCATGGTCGAGGCCATGGCCGTGGTGGAAGCCAGCGGCTTCCCGCAGATCACCCTGCGGCAATAG
- a CDS encoding biopolymer transporter ExbD gives MAFSSGGSKGPMADINVTPLVDVMLVLLIIFIVTAPIMTYPIEVALPQRVINPPPQVREPPPPIDLRIDAAGSVYWNNSPVNVNDLQQRMEDEVQRDPTNQPELRIEANSEAQYDIMAKVLAAAKNAQMMKIGFVQ, from the coding sequence ATGGCATTCAGTAGTGGTGGAAGCAAGGGCCCGATGGCCGACATCAACGTCACGCCCCTGGTGGACGTGATGCTGGTGCTGCTGATCATCTTCATCGTGACCGCGCCGATCATGACCTATCCGATCGAAGTGGCCCTGCCGCAGCGCGTGATCAACCCGCCGCCGCAGGTGCGCGAACCGCCGCCGCCGATCGACCTGCGCATCGACGCTGCCGGTTCCGTGTACTGGAACAACAGCCCGGTGAACGTCAACGATCTGCAGCAGCGCATGGAAGACGAAGTCCAGCGCGATCCGACCAACCAGCCGGAGCTGCGCATCGAAGCCAACTCGGAAGCGCAGTACGACATCATGGCCAAGGTACTGGCCGCGGCGAAGAACGCGCAGATGATGAAGATCGGTTTCGTGCAGTAA
- a CDS encoding DUF4010 domain-containing protein, with protein sequence MDDTTPETWLALSSALGLGLLIGLVRERSQGHAHGIAGLRTHALVALGAAVAAWLGLPVLLVGLGVTGVLAAMGYRATRRDDPGLTSEVTLVLTYLLGAMAMRAPALAAGLAVVVAVLLYAKEPLHELTRETFSEREVFDGLLLLASALVILPILPDRPIGPFEAINLATIWKLVVLVMAVSALGHVVLRLVGNRWGLAAAGFFAGYVSSTAATIGFGQRAKETPALMRSAVAAALLANLASLSLCVPILWAVSPALVRDLLPELCAIGAVLLAGGLLGLRAGREETVKPPTSESRMFRFGQALGFALLVAALSFIAAALAAWIGPRGAMAAAALSAMAELHAAVATLANQFSRGGLAAAEARWWMLALLGASLVAKSVIAWVSGGAAYGMRVSAGLLVALAAGAAMVVF encoded by the coding sequence ATGGACGACACAACCCCGGAAACCTGGCTGGCGCTGTCCTCGGCGCTGGGCCTGGGCCTGCTGATCGGTCTGGTGCGCGAGCGCAGCCAAGGGCACGCGCACGGCATCGCCGGCCTGCGCACGCATGCACTGGTGGCGCTGGGCGCGGCGGTGGCGGCCTGGTTGGGCCTGCCGGTGCTGCTGGTGGGGCTGGGGGTGACCGGCGTGCTGGCGGCCATGGGCTACCGGGCCACGCGCCGTGACGACCCGGGCCTGACCAGTGAGGTCACGCTGGTGCTGACCTACCTGCTGGGCGCGATGGCCATGCGTGCCCCGGCGCTGGCCGCGGGGCTGGCGGTGGTGGTGGCGGTGCTGCTGTACGCCAAGGAACCGCTGCATGAACTCACCCGCGAGACCTTCAGCGAGCGCGAGGTGTTCGACGGCCTGCTGCTGCTGGCGTCCGCGCTGGTCATCCTGCCGATCCTGCCGGACCGGCCGATCGGGCCATTCGAAGCGATCAACCTGGCGACCATCTGGAAACTGGTGGTGCTGGTGATGGCGGTCAGTGCGCTGGGGCATGTGGTGCTGCGCCTGGTCGGCAACCGCTGGGGGCTGGCAGCGGCCGGGTTCTTCGCCGGCTACGTGTCGTCCACTGCCGCGACCATCGGTTTTGGCCAGCGGGCGAAGGAAACGCCGGCCCTGATGCGTTCCGCGGTGGCCGCCGCGCTGCTGGCAAACCTGGCGTCGCTGAGCCTGTGCGTGCCCATCCTGTGGGCCGTGTCGCCGGCACTGGTGCGTGACCTGCTGCCGGAACTCTGCGCCATCGGCGCCGTGCTGCTGGCCGGGGGACTGCTGGGCCTGCGTGCGGGCCGCGAGGAAACGGTGAAGCCGCCGACCTCGGAAAGCCGCATGTTCCGCTTCGGCCAGGCGCTCGGCTTTGCCTTGCTGGTCGCGGCACTGAGCTTCATCGCGGCCGCGCTGGCCGCGTGGATCGGCCCACGCGGCGCGATGGCCGCCGCGGCCCTGTCGGCGATGGCCGAACTGCATGCCGCCGTCGCCACGCTGGCCAACCAGTTTTCGCGCGGCGGCCTGGCAGCGGCGGAAGCGCGCTGGTGGATGCTGGCCTTGCTCGGCGCCAGCCTGGTCGCGAAATCGGTGATCGCCTGGGTCAGCGGCGGGGCCGCTTATGGCATGCGGGTGTCGGCGGGCCTGCTGGTGGCGCTGGCTGCGGGCGCGGCGATGGTGGTGTTCTGA
- a CDS encoding pyridoxine 5'-phosphate synthase — protein MTLLSVNVNKIAVLRNSRGGSEPDVVRAARTCLYAGAHGITVHPRPDQRHIRTDDVLALSVLTRESGVEFNLEGNPFAPPRDGYPGFLALCDQVRPAQATLVPDGDGQITSDHGFDFSRDAERLRPLVGELRAMGCRVSLFVDAGCEGLDQAAAIGADRIEIYTGPFAEALARGNADAELARCAATAGQARSLGLGVNAGHDLSQANLEEFLEAVPGVLEVSIGHALIGEALYAGLQRTVQNYLAILDQAAAARPSGRTG, from the coding sequence GTGACCCTGCTCAGCGTCAACGTCAACAAGATCGCGGTGCTGCGCAATTCGCGTGGTGGCAGCGAACCGGACGTGGTGCGGGCTGCCCGCACCTGCCTGTATGCCGGCGCGCACGGCATCACCGTTCACCCCCGGCCCGACCAGCGCCACATCCGCACCGATGACGTGCTGGCGCTGTCGGTGCTGACGCGGGAAAGCGGCGTGGAATTCAACCTGGAAGGCAATCCATTCGCACCGCCGCGGGACGGATACCCGGGCTTCCTGGCGCTGTGCGACCAGGTCCGTCCGGCACAGGCCACGCTGGTGCCCGATGGCGACGGCCAGATCACCTCTGACCATGGGTTCGATTTCAGCCGTGATGCCGAACGCCTGCGTCCCCTCGTCGGCGAACTCAGGGCGATGGGCTGCCGGGTCAGCCTGTTCGTCGATGCCGGTTGCGAGGGTCTGGATCAGGCAGCCGCGATCGGGGCCGACCGCATCGAGATCTATACCGGTCCCTTCGCCGAGGCACTTGCACGCGGCAACGCGGATGCGGAACTTGCGCGTTGCGCCGCGACGGCAGGCCAGGCGCGTTCACTCGGGCTGGGCGTCAATGCGGGGCACGACCTGAGCCAGGCGAACCTGGAGGAGTTCCTGGAAGCCGTGCCGGGCGTACTGGAAGTCTCCATCGGCCACGCACTGATCGGCGAGGCCCTCTATGCCGGCCTGCAGCGGACGGTGCAGAACTACCTGGCCATCCTCGACCAAGCCGCCGCGGCCCGCCCTTCCGGGCGGACCGGCTGA
- a CDS encoding PA0069 family radical SAM protein, which translates to MGAPKQPGIKGRGSTGYLPGRYAVTTPEAVDDGWHDTDHEGDIASSPRTEVREEAARSIISRNQSPDIPFSQSLNPYRGCEHGCSYCFARPSHAYLDLSPGLDFETRIFAKTNAPDVLRRELARPGYQVSPISLGINTDAYQPTERRLQLTRRIIEVLAETRHPFSLITKNALVERDLDLLAPLAREHLVHVYFSITTLDNGLSSRLEPRASAPHARLRAVRRLSEAGVPVGVMFAPVIPWVNDHELEAVLEAARDAGATAAGYVLLRLPHEVAPLFRDWLQTHHPQRAEHVMSTVQQLRGGKDYDARFGSRMRGEGVYADLLARRFALARKRFGYAGRRHPPLACDLFVPPRKPSPQGELF; encoded by the coding sequence ATGGGCGCGCCAAAGCAACCAGGCATCAAGGGACGGGGTTCGACCGGTTATCTGCCGGGGCGCTATGCCGTCACCACGCCCGAGGCCGTCGACGATGGCTGGCACGATACCGATCACGAAGGCGACATCGCCTCGTCGCCCCGCACGGAAGTCCGCGAGGAAGCCGCACGCAGCATCATCAGCCGCAACCAGTCGCCGGACATTCCATTCTCGCAGTCGCTCAACCCGTACCGTGGTTGCGAGCACGGATGTTCCTACTGCTTCGCACGGCCCTCGCATGCCTACCTGGACCTGTCACCGGGACTGGATTTCGAAACCCGGATCTTCGCCAAGACCAATGCGCCCGACGTGCTGCGCCGCGAACTGGCCAGGCCCGGTTACCAGGTCAGCCCGATCTCGCTGGGCATCAACACCGATGCCTACCAGCCCACCGAGCGCAGACTGCAGCTGACACGGCGCATCATCGAAGTGTTGGCCGAAACCCGGCATCCTTTTTCACTGATTACCAAGAACGCGCTGGTCGAACGCGACCTGGACCTGCTCGCACCGCTGGCACGCGAGCATCTGGTGCATGTCTATTTCTCCATCACCACGCTGGACAACGGCTTGTCGTCGCGCCTGGAGCCGCGGGCTTCCGCGCCGCATGCGCGGCTGCGGGCGGTCCGCCGGCTGAGCGAGGCGGGCGTGCCGGTTGGCGTGATGTTCGCGCCGGTCATCCCCTGGGTGAACGACCACGAGCTGGAAGCGGTGCTCGAAGCGGCGCGGGATGCCGGCGCAACGGCGGCCGGTTATGTATTGCTGCGTCTGCCACACGAAGTCGCGCCGTTGTTCCGCGACTGGCTGCAGACGCACCACCCGCAACGCGCGGAGCATGTGATGAGCACCGTCCAGCAGCTGCGCGGTGGCAAGGACTACGATGCCCGCTTCGGCAGCCGCATGCGCGGCGAGGGCGTCTACGCCGACCTGCTGGCCAGGCGTTTTGCGCTGGCGCGCAAACGCTTCGGCTACGCGGGCAGGCGGCATCCCCCGCTGGCGTGCGACCTGTTCGTGCCGCCGCGCAAACCTTCGCCGCAGGGCGAACTGTTCTGA
- a CDS encoding SRPBCC family protein — MSENSPTGTVRLHRVLRAPPERVYRAFLDPDAMVKWLPPHGFTGKVHSMDARVGGGYTMSFTNFGTGSSHSFGGTYVELVENELLRYTDQFDNPGLPGQMHVTVTLKKSIAGTELNVVQEGIPAAIPVDFCYQGWQESLEMLAKLVESEIPDGA, encoded by the coding sequence ATGTCCGAGAACAGCCCTACCGGTACCGTCCGCCTGCACCGCGTGCTGCGCGCACCGCCCGAGCGCGTCTACCGCGCGTTCCTGGACCCGGATGCGATGGTGAAGTGGCTTCCGCCGCATGGCTTCACCGGCAAGGTCCATTCGATGGACGCGCGCGTGGGTGGCGGCTACACCATGTCGTTCACCAACTTCGGCACCGGTTCCAGCCATTCGTTCGGCGGCACCTACGTGGAGCTGGTGGAGAATGAACTGCTGCGCTACACCGACCAGTTCGACAACCCCGGCCTGCCCGGCCAGATGCACGTGACGGTGACGCTGAAGAAGAGCATCGCCGGCACCGAGTTGAATGTCGTACAGGAAGGCATTCCCGCCGCGATCCCGGTCGACTTCTGTTACCAGGGCTGGCAGGAATCGTTGGAGATGCTGGCGAAGCTGGTGGAGTCGGAGATTCCGGACGGGGCATGA
- a CDS encoding sensor histidine kinase, translating into MWQTLNRFREPMTLAGVFTLGAVSLGLRFLPPEVMPAAAAALGAYALGFLLFALAPDSWERQRRIALVAMAGLALLLAWLTPRVGTAQVLLVVWVACAVNVLSPRAVIGAALVLNVAFYTLMVHHGFDAPLTMTLINVGFQALAGLCVHYARRSEESRDQLALVNADLLATRALLADSARDAERLRVARELHDVAGHKLTAMKLNLRALASDPVFAVRDEVRIAQQLSTELLDDIRNVVQALRDSRGLDLQTAIRALAAPLPRPVLDLRIGEDIRIADPAVAESLLRIVQECLTNAARHANAETLTVWLSNEDTHMRVRIEDDGRLKGGMREGNGLAGIRERVAALGGDLRLGNSPTGGLRLDVRLPA; encoded by the coding sequence ATGTGGCAGACCCTGAACCGATTTCGCGAACCGATGACGCTGGCGGGCGTGTTCACGCTCGGCGCGGTGAGCCTGGGCCTGCGCTTCCTGCCGCCGGAAGTGATGCCGGCCGCGGCCGCCGCTCTCGGGGCGTATGCGCTGGGATTCCTGCTGTTCGCCCTGGCACCGGACAGCTGGGAGCGGCAGCGGCGGATCGCCCTGGTGGCGATGGCCGGACTCGCCCTGCTGCTGGCATGGCTGACGCCGCGCGTGGGCACCGCGCAGGTGCTGCTGGTGGTCTGGGTGGCATGCGCGGTCAACGTGCTGTCGCCACGCGCGGTCATCGGCGCCGCGCTGGTGCTGAACGTGGCGTTCTACACGCTGATGGTGCACCACGGGTTCGACGCGCCGCTGACGATGACGCTGATCAACGTCGGCTTCCAGGCGCTCGCCGGCCTGTGCGTGCACTACGCGCGTCGCTCCGAGGAATCCCGCGACCAGTTGGCACTGGTGAATGCGGACCTGCTGGCCACGCGGGCGCTGCTGGCCGACAGCGCGCGTGATGCCGAACGCCTGCGCGTGGCACGCGAGCTGCACGACGTGGCCGGCCACAAGCTCACGGCGATGAAGCTCAACCTGCGGGCGCTGGCCAGCGACCCCGTGTTCGCCGTCCGCGATGAAGTCCGCATCGCGCAGCAGTTGTCCACCGAGTTGCTGGACGATATCCGCAACGTCGTGCAGGCCCTGCGCGATTCGCGCGGGCTGGATCTGCAGACCGCGATCCGTGCCCTCGCCGCGCCGTTGCCACGGCCTGTGCTGGATCTGCGTATTGGGGAAGACATCCGCATCGCCGATCCGGCCGTGGCGGAGTCGCTGCTGCGCATCGTGCAGGAGTGCCTGACCAATGCCGCACGGCACGCCAATGCGGAGACGTTGACCGTCTGGCTTAGCAACGAGGACACCCACATGCGCGTGCGCATCGAGGACGATGGCAGGCTCAAGGGCGGCATGCGCGAAGGCAACGGCTTGGCCGGCATCCGCGAGCGCGTCGCGGCGCTGGGCGGCGACCTTCGCCTGGGCAACAGCCCTACCGGCGGCCTGCGCCTGGACGTGAGGCTGCCCGCATGA
- the prpF gene encoding 2-methylaconitate cis-trans isomerase PrpF: MNSVPQTRIPATYMRGGTSKGVFFRLQDLPERAQAPGPARDALLSRVIGSPDPYGKHTDGMGGATSSTSKVVIVSPSTQPDHDVDYLYGQVPINEAFIDWSGNCGNLSSAVGPFAIANGMVDPARVPRDGLCTVRIWQANIQKTIIAHVQVSGGEVQETGDFELDGVTFPAAEVQLEFIDPADEGEGDGGGAMFPTGHLVDDLEVPGVGVFKATMINAGVPVVFVEAAALGYDGTELQGAINEDNAALARLEAIRAHAAVRMGLVADVAAAAKRPLTPKVAFVAPPKDYLSSSGKPVHATGIDLLARAMSMGKLHHAMMGTASVAIAAAAAVPGTVVNAAAGGGTREVVVFGHPSGTLRVGAELRQVDGQWSATKAIMSRSARVLMEGAVRVPGDAF; the protein is encoded by the coding sequence ATGAACTCAGTTCCCCAGACCCGCATCCCCGCCACCTACATGCGCGGCGGCACGTCGAAAGGCGTGTTCTTCCGCCTGCAGGACCTGCCAGAGCGCGCACAGGCGCCGGGGCCGGCGCGCGATGCGCTGCTGAGCCGCGTGATCGGCTCGCCCGATCCGTATGGCAAGCACACCGACGGCATGGGCGGGGCGACGTCGAGCACCAGCAAGGTGGTGATCGTCTCGCCGAGCACGCAGCCGGACCATGACGTGGATTACCTGTACGGGCAGGTGCCGATCAACGAGGCCTTCATCGACTGGAGCGGCAACTGCGGCAACCTGTCGTCGGCGGTCGGACCATTCGCGATCGCGAACGGCATGGTCGACCCGGCACGCGTGCCGCGCGATGGACTGTGCACCGTGCGCATCTGGCAGGCCAACATCCAGAAGACCATCATCGCCCACGTACAGGTCAGCGGTGGCGAGGTGCAGGAAACCGGCGATTTCGAACTGGACGGCGTGACCTTCCCGGCCGCGGAAGTGCAGCTGGAGTTCATCGATCCGGCCGACGAGGGCGAAGGCGATGGCGGTGGTGCGATGTTCCCCACCGGCCATCTCGTCGACGACCTTGAGGTGCCCGGCGTAGGCGTGTTCAAGGCCACGATGATCAATGCGGGCGTACCGGTGGTGTTCGTCGAAGCGGCGGCGCTGGGTTACGACGGCACCGAGCTGCAGGGCGCGATCAACGAAGACAACGCCGCACTCGCCAGGCTGGAGGCGATCCGCGCGCACGCCGCGGTCCGCATGGGCCTGGTCGCCGACGTCGCCGCCGCGGCCAAGCGCCCACTGACGCCGAAGGTGGCTTTCGTCGCGCCACCGAAGGATTACCTGTCGTCGAGCGGCAAGCCGGTCCATGCGACCGGCATCGACCTGCTGGCGCGCGCCATGTCGATGGGCAAGCTGCACCACGCGATGATGGGCACCGCGTCGGTCGCCATCGCCGCCGCGGCTGCCGTGCCCGGCACCGTGGTCAATGCCGCGGCGGGCGGCGGCACGCGCGAGGTGGTGGTGTTCGGCCATCCGTCGGGCACGCTGCGGGTCGGGGCGGAGCTCAGGCAGGTGGATGGTCAGTGGTCCGCCACCAAGGCCATCATGAGCCGCAGCGCGCGGGTGCTGATGGAAGGCGCGGTGCGCGTGCCGGGTGATGCTTTCTGA
- a CDS encoding 2OG-Fe(II) oxygenase, whose product MTSNPHPADFIEVYHDALDAATCRAIVERFDASRQDQPGQVGGGHHPELKHSRDISISGLADWRDVEQRLNLAVLAGLKQYLRTYPFSLIAPLMLQQPGADGQLHRLGYEDVASMDDEALMRLVMAVFVPGRINLQRYPAGEGGYPYWHCELFPKGPDAESLHRHVLWTLYLNDGFEQGETEFFHQQRKIVPRTGSLLIAPTAFTHTHRGNRPVGGDKYIATSWILFQRAERLYGNR is encoded by the coding sequence ATGACGTCGAATCCCCATCCCGCAGACTTCATCGAGGTCTATCACGATGCGCTGGACGCGGCGACGTGCCGCGCCATCGTGGAACGCTTCGATGCCAGCCGGCAGGACCAGCCGGGGCAGGTCGGGGGTGGGCACCATCCCGAGCTCAAGCACAGCCGCGACATCAGCATCAGCGGACTGGCCGACTGGCGCGACGTGGAACAGCGCCTCAACCTGGCCGTGCTCGCCGGCCTGAAGCAGTACCTGCGCACCTATCCCTTCAGCCTGATCGCGCCGCTGATGCTGCAGCAGCCAGGCGCCGACGGGCAGCTGCATCGCCTGGGTTACGAGGACGTCGCCAGCATGGACGACGAGGCGCTGATGCGCCTGGTGATGGCGGTGTTCGTGCCGGGGCGGATCAACCTGCAGCGCTATCCCGCCGGGGAAGGCGGCTACCCGTACTGGCACTGCGAGCTGTTCCCGAAGGGCCCGGATGCGGAGTCGCTGCACCGCCACGTGCTGTGGACGCTCTACCTCAACGACGGGTTCGAGCAAGGGGAAACCGAGTTCTTCCACCAGCAGCGCAAGATCGTGCCGCGCACCGGCAGCCTGCTGATCGCACCCACCGCCTTCACCCACACGCATCGCGGCAACCGGCCGGTCGGCGGCGACAAGTACATCGCGACCAGCTGGATCCTGTTCCAGCGCGCGGAACGGTTGTACGGCAACCGCTGA
- the cls gene encoding cardiolipin synthase, with protein sequence MLQTLHDLWTSLWSIPHLKLWLTAAWLLYLVPLCAWIVLQKREPVATLSWLLSLAMLPYLGYLVYFLLGPQKIKRQQLRRSRSRAGLDTYEVFAPSDGNSAELPMLAQKITGLPPSTATSVQLLVDGCATYQALLDAIAGAQNHVHVEYYIFNGDRTGQRVLEALAERARAGVKVRLLLDAVGSGSLKRRTLQQLLDAGGEQAWFHPTRLRPFTRPWLNLRTHRKIVVVDGVVAFTGGINVTDEEDESLRDDAYRDLHLRMEGEVVRSVQQVFVEDWVYATGQQRKDFQGTRLWSATEANVQGGIVTQTLISGPDSAWEPIHRLKVAAIHEARKRVWLVTPYFVPGEAARMALTSAALGGLDVRLVVPKTSDSRLVTLAARSYFDELLAAGVKVYEYGPRMMHSKALLCDDGLAIIGSANFDHRSFRLNFEISMMFRDRGVAGTLAQLLEGEIAASSQVHPQRDRSLWRHRLPEALARLMSPLL encoded by the coding sequence ATGCTGCAGACCCTGCACGATCTCTGGACCAGTCTCTGGTCGATCCCCCATCTCAAGCTCTGGCTCACCGCGGCCTGGCTGCTCTACCTGGTGCCGTTGTGCGCGTGGATCGTGCTGCAGAAGCGCGAGCCGGTCGCCACCCTCAGCTGGCTGCTGTCGTTGGCCATGCTGCCTTACCTGGGCTATCTGGTGTACTTCCTGCTGGGGCCGCAGAAGATCAAGCGGCAGCAGTTGCGCCGCTCGCGCTCGCGCGCGGGCCTGGACACGTACGAGGTGTTCGCGCCCTCCGACGGCAACAGCGCGGAACTGCCGATGCTGGCGCAGAAGATCACCGGGCTGCCCCCGTCCACCGCGACCTCCGTGCAATTGCTGGTGGACGGCTGTGCCACCTACCAGGCGCTGCTGGATGCGATCGCCGGTGCGCAGAACCACGTGCACGTGGAGTACTACATCTTCAATGGCGACCGCACCGGCCAGCGTGTGCTGGAAGCATTGGCCGAACGCGCGCGCGCCGGCGTGAAGGTGCGGTTGCTGCTGGACGCGGTGGGCTCGGGCAGCCTGAAGCGTCGCACCCTTCAACAGCTCCTGGACGCGGGCGGCGAACAGGCGTGGTTCCATCCCACGCGTCTGCGCCCGTTCACCCGGCCTTGGCTCAACCTGCGCACCCACCGCAAGATCGTGGTCGTCGACGGCGTGGTCGCCTTCACCGGTGGCATCAACGTCACCGACGAGGAAGACGAGTCGTTGCGCGACGATGCGTACCGCGACCTGCACCTGCGCATGGAGGGTGAAGTGGTGCGCAGCGTGCAGCAGGTGTTCGTGGAGGACTGGGTGTATGCCACCGGCCAGCAGCGCAAGGATTTCCAGGGCACGCGGTTGTGGAGCGCCACCGAGGCGAACGTCCAGGGGGGCATCGTTACCCAGACGTTGATCTCCGGCCCGGACTCGGCCTGGGAACCGATCCACCGGTTGAAGGTGGCTGCCATCCACGAGGCGCGCAAGCGGGTCTGGCTGGTGACGCCGTATTTCGTTCCCGGCGAGGCAGCCCGCATGGCATTGACGTCGGCGGCGCTGGGCGGGCTGGACGTACGGCTGGTGGTGCCGAAGACCAGCGATTCCCGGCTGGTGACGCTGGCCGCCCGGTCCTACTTCGACGAACTGCTTGCGGCCGGGGTCAAGGTCTACGAATACGGGCCGCGCATGATGCACAGCAAGGCCCTGCTGTGCGACGACGGGCTGGCCATCATCGGCAGCGCCAACTTCGACCACCGGAGCTTCCGGTTGAATTTCGAGATCTCGATGATGTTCCGCGACCGCGGCGTGGCCGGCACGCTTGCCCAGCTGCTGGAAGGGGAAATCGCCGCCTCGTCGCAGGTCCACCCGCAACGCGACCGCTCCCTCTGGCGCCACCGCCTGCCCGAGGCGCTGGCCCGGCTGATGTCGCCATTGCTGTGA